From one Pan troglodytes isolate AG18354 chromosome 13, NHGRI_mPanTro3-v2.0_pri, whole genome shotgun sequence genomic stretch:
- the LOC129143305 gene encoding G-protein coupled receptor 39, with translation MASPSLPGSDCSQIIDHSHVPEFEVATWIKITLILVYLIIFVMGLLGNSVTIRVTQVLQKKGYLQKEVTDHMVSLACSDILVFLIGMPMEFYSIIWNPLTTSSYTLSCKLHTFLFEACSYATLLHVLTLSFERYIAICHPFRYKAVSGPCQVKLLIGFVWVTSALVALPLLFAMGTEYPLVNVPSHRGLTCNRSSTRHHEQPETSNMSICTNLSSRWTVFQSSIFGAFVVYLVVLLSVAFMCWNMMQVLMKSQKGSLAGGTRPPQLRKSESEESRTARRQTIIFLSES, from the coding sequence ATGGCTTCACCCAGCCTCCCGGGCAGTGACTGCTCCCAAATCATTGATCACAGTCATGTCCCCGAGTTTGAGGTGGCCACCTGGATCAAAATCACCCTTATTCTGGTGTACCTGATCATCTTCGTGATGGGCCTTCTGGGGAACAGCGTCACCATTCGGGTCACCCAGGTGCTGCAGAAGAAAGGATACTTGCAGAAGGAGGTGACAGACCACATGGTGAGTTTGGCTTGCTCGGACATCTTGGTGTTCCTCATCGGCATGCCCATGGAGTTCTACAGCATCATCTGGAACCCCCTGACCACGTCCAGCTACACCCTGTCCTGCAAGCTGCACACTTTCCTCTTCGAGGCCTGCAGCTACGCTACGCTGCTGCACGTGCTGACGCTCAGCTTTGAGCGCTACAtcgccatctgtcaccccttcaGGTACAAGGCTGTGTCGGGACCTTGCCAGGTGAAGCTGCTGATTGGCTTCGTCTGGGTCACCTCTGCCCTGGTGGCACTGCCCTTGCTGTTTGCCATGGGTACTGAGTACCCCCTGGTGAACGTGCCCAGCCACCGGGGTCTCACTTGCAACCGCTccagcacccgccaccacgagCAGCCCGAGACCTCCAATATGTCCATCTGTACCAACCTCTCCAGCCGCTGGACCGTGTTCCAGTCCAGCATCTTCGGCGCCTTCGTGGTCTACCTCGTGGTCCTGCTCTCCGTAGCCTTCATGTGCTGGAACATGATGCAGGTGCTCATGAAAAGCCAGAAGGGCTCGCTGGCCGGGGGCACGCGGCCTCCGCAGCTGAGGAAGTCCGAGAGCGAAGAGAGCAGGACCGCCAGGAGGCAGACCATCATCTTCCTGAGTGAGTCCTAA